The following proteins come from a genomic window of Streptomyces sp. NBC_00539:
- a CDS encoding DNA gyrase/topoisomerase IV subunit A, with protein sequence MARRSTKTPPPEDFEEKILDIDVVDEMQGSFLEYAYSVIYSRALPDARDGMKPVHRRIVYQMNEMGLRPDRGYVKCARVVGEVMGKLHPHGDASIYDALVRMAQPFSMRLPLVDGHGNFGSLGNDDPPAAMRYTECKMADATSLMTESIDENTVDFAANYDGQEREPVALPAAYPNLLVNGASGIAVGMATNMPPHNLGEVIAAARHLIRYPQADLEALMRFVPGPDLPTGGRIVGLSGIKDAYENGRGTFKIRATVAVENVTARRKGLVVTELPFTVGPEKVIAKIKDLVGSKKLQGIADVKDLTDRSHGLRLVIEIKNGFHPEAVLEQLYKLTPMEESFGINNVALVDGQPLTLGLKELLEVYLDHRFEVVRRRSEFRRGKRRDRLHLVEGLLVALIDIDEVIRIIRDSDNSAQAKERLIERFSLSEIQTQYILDTPLRRLTRFDRIELESERDRLTGEIDELTGILESDSELRKLVSSELAAVAKKFSTERRTVLLESGAAPVGAVPLEVADDPCRVLLSSTGLLARTVTAEPLPLEEGGPRAKHDLIVSQVTATARAEVGVVTSYGRLLRLSVIDLPQLPDTHTAPNLAGGAPVAEFLSGLEADEQVICLLSLDESSQGLALGTEQGVVKRVVPDYPANKDELEVITLKEGDRIVGAVELSTGEEDLVFITDDAQLLRYPAGQVRPQGRPAGGMAGIKLSEGAKVIHFSAVDPGREAMVFTVAGSHGTLDDSVLSGKLTPFDQYPRKGRATGGVRCQRFLKGEDVLTLAWAGNAPVRAAAAGGAPAELPAVDPRRDGSGTSLPAVVAALAGGAL encoded by the coding sequence ATGGCCCGCCGCAGCACGAAGACCCCGCCGCCGGAGGATTTCGAGGAGAAGATCCTCGACATCGACGTCGTCGACGAAATGCAGGGCTCCTTCCTCGAGTACGCGTACTCGGTGATCTACTCCCGTGCCCTGCCGGACGCCCGCGACGGCATGAAGCCGGTGCACCGGCGCATCGTCTACCAGATGAACGAGATGGGCCTGCGCCCCGACCGCGGGTACGTCAAGTGCGCCCGCGTCGTCGGCGAGGTCATGGGCAAGCTGCACCCGCACGGCGACGCGTCGATCTACGACGCCCTCGTACGCATGGCGCAGCCCTTCTCGATGCGGCTGCCGCTCGTGGACGGCCACGGCAACTTCGGTTCGCTCGGCAACGACGACCCGCCGGCCGCCATGCGTTACACCGAGTGCAAGATGGCCGACGCCACGTCACTGATGACGGAGTCGATCGACGAGAACACCGTCGACTTCGCCGCCAACTACGACGGCCAGGAGCGCGAGCCGGTGGCGCTGCCCGCCGCCTACCCGAACCTGCTGGTCAACGGCGCCTCCGGGATCGCGGTCGGCATGGCCACCAACATGCCGCCGCACAACCTCGGCGAGGTCATCGCCGCCGCCCGGCACTTGATCCGGTACCCGCAGGCGGACCTGGAGGCGCTGATGCGCTTCGTGCCGGGCCCCGACCTGCCGACCGGCGGACGGATCGTGGGACTGTCCGGCATCAAGGACGCCTACGAGAACGGCCGCGGGACGTTCAAGATCCGCGCGACGGTGGCCGTGGAGAACGTGACCGCCCGCCGCAAGGGCCTGGTCGTCACCGAACTGCCCTTCACGGTCGGCCCCGAGAAGGTCATCGCGAAGATCAAGGACCTCGTCGGTTCGAAGAAGCTCCAGGGCATCGCCGACGTCAAGGACCTCACCGACCGCTCGCACGGCCTGCGCCTGGTCATCGAGATCAAGAACGGCTTCCACCCGGAGGCCGTACTGGAGCAGCTCTACAAGCTGACGCCGATGGAGGAGTCCTTCGGCATCAACAACGTCGCGCTGGTCGACGGACAGCCGCTGACGCTGGGCCTCAAGGAGCTGCTGGAGGTCTACCTCGACCACCGCTTCGAGGTCGTACGGCGGCGCAGCGAGTTCCGCCGGGGCAAGCGGCGCGACCGCCTGCACCTGGTCGAGGGCCTGCTGGTGGCCCTCATCGACATCGACGAGGTCATCCGGATCATCCGGGACAGCGACAACTCGGCTCAGGCCAAGGAACGGCTGATCGAGCGGTTCTCCCTGAGCGAGATCCAGACCCAGTACATCCTGGACACCCCGCTGCGCCGGCTCACCCGCTTCGACCGGATCGAGCTGGAGTCCGAGCGCGACCGGCTGACGGGCGAGATCGACGAGCTGACCGGGATCCTGGAGTCCGACAGCGAGCTGCGCAAGCTGGTCTCCTCCGAACTGGCCGCCGTCGCGAAGAAGTTCTCCACCGAACGGCGTACGGTCCTGCTGGAGTCGGGTGCCGCGCCGGTCGGGGCGGTTCCGCTGGAGGTCGCGGACGACCCCTGCCGGGTGCTGCTGTCCTCGACGGGGCTGCTGGCGCGTACGGTGACCGCCGAACCGCTGCCGTTGGAGGAGGGCGGCCCCCGCGCCAAGCACGACCTGATCGTCTCGCAGGTCACCGCCACGGCCCGGGCCGAGGTCGGCGTGGTCACCTCCTACGGGCGGCTGCTGCGGCTGTCGGTGATCGACCTGCCGCAGCTGCCGGACACCCACACCGCGCCCAACCTGGCGGGGGGCGCCCCGGTCGCCGAGTTCCTGTCGGGCCTGGAGGCGGACGAGCAGGTGATCTGCCTGCTCTCGCTGGACGAGTCCTCGCAGGGCCTGGCGCTGGGCACCGAACAGGGCGTGGTCAAGCGGGTCGTGCCGGACTACCCGGCGAACAAGGACGAGCTGGAGGTCATCACCCTCAAGGAGGGTGACCGGATCGTCGGCGCGGTCGAGCTGAGCACGGGTGAGGAGGACCTCGTCTTCATCACCGACGACGCCCAGCTGCTGCGCTACCCGGCGGGTCAGGTGCGTCCGCAGGGCCGCCCGGCGGGCGGTATGGCCGGCATCAAGCTCTCCGAGGGCGCCAAGGTGATCCACTTCTCGGCGGTGGACCCGGGACGCGAAGCCATGGTGTTCACGGTGGCGGGCTCCCACGGGACGCTGGACGACTCGGTGCTGTCCGGGAAGCTGACCCCGTTCGACCAGTACCCGCGCAAGGGCAGGGCCACCGGCGGCGTGCGCTGCCAGCGGTTCCTCAAGGGTGAGGACGTGCTGACGCTGGCCTGGGCGGGCAACGCTCCCGTCCGTGCGGCGGCGGCCGGTGGGGCCCCGGCCGAGCTGCCGGCGGTCGACCCGCGCCGGGACGGCTCGGGCACGTCTCTGCCGGCCGTCGTCGCGGCGTTGGCGGGTGGCGCGCTGTAG
- a CDS encoding M23 family metallopeptidase, which produces MAFGSRAAGKHRGSSRLSRKTAGYAGIAALATTGVVGTLAGPAFAADKAVAPSIEDTGLGAVVVAEDLQNEIHTQAESQNRAAEVAAAKAQAEAEAKTRAAEAKRLAEAKAKAERDAAERAAREEERKRLNTFVAPVDGSYVSTQYKAGGGMWSSGSHTGIDFHAASGTTVHAVGAGTVVEAGWGGAYGNNVVIKHNDGTYTQYGHMSSLSVSVGEQVTPGQQIGLSGSTGNSSGPHLHFEARTGATYGTDIDPVAYLRSHGVSV; this is translated from the coding sequence ATGGCGTTTGGCAGTCGTGCCGCCGGTAAGCACCGTGGTTCCAGTCGTCTGAGCCGCAAGACCGCCGGTTACGCCGGCATAGCCGCCCTCGCCACCACTGGCGTCGTCGGCACCCTGGCCGGTCCCGCGTTCGCCGCGGACAAGGCCGTGGCCCCCTCGATCGAGGACACCGGCCTCGGTGCCGTGGTCGTCGCCGAGGACCTCCAGAACGAGATCCACACCCAGGCCGAGTCCCAGAACCGTGCCGCCGAGGTCGCCGCCGCCAAGGCGCAGGCCGAAGCCGAGGCCAAGACCCGCGCCGCCGAGGCCAAGCGCCTCGCCGAGGCCAAGGCCAAGGCCGAGCGTGACGCCGCCGAGCGGGCGGCCCGCGAGGAGGAGCGCAAGCGCCTCAACACCTTCGTGGCCCCGGTCGACGGCTCGTACGTCAGCACGCAGTACAAGGCGGGCGGCGGCATGTGGTCCTCCGGCAGCCACACGGGCATCGACTTCCACGCCGCCTCCGGCACTACCGTCCACGCCGTGGGCGCGGGCACCGTCGTCGAGGCCGGCTGGGGTGGCGCCTACGGCAACAACGTGGTCATCAAGCACAACGACGGCACCTACACCCAGTACGGACACATGTCCTCGCTGAGCGTCTCCGTCGGCGAGCAGGTCACCCCCGGTCAGCAGATCGGCCTCTCGGGCTCCACGGGCAACTCCAGCGGCCCGCACCTGCACTTCGAGGCCCGTACCGGTGCCACGTACGGCACGGACATCGACCCGGTGGCGTACCTGCGCTCGCACGGCGTCAGCGTCTGA
- a CDS encoding GntR family transcriptional regulator — protein MRIPAHAVCTAIRDDIVSGVFEPGGRLTEEVLARRYGVSRVPVREALRTLEAEGFVTTRRHAGACVAEPTEQEAADLLELRALLEPLAAARAARRRTEGHLKVLRGLVRLGRERARNGRGEDLRALGGWFHETLAQASASPGLISVLTQTRHKIAWMYVVRPPARPADSWAEHGAIVDAVVRGDAERARTLTGLHVERAAGCYRLRDTRVRTSQPAVNTGSGRH, from the coding sequence TTGCGTATTCCCGCGCACGCGGTATGCACCGCAATTCGTGACGACATCGTCTCCGGGGTCTTCGAACCGGGCGGCAGGCTGACCGAGGAGGTCCTCGCCCGCCGGTACGGAGTCTCGCGCGTCCCCGTCCGCGAGGCGCTGCGCACCCTGGAGGCGGAGGGGTTCGTCACCACCCGCCGGCACGCGGGAGCCTGTGTCGCCGAGCCGACCGAGCAGGAGGCGGCGGACCTGCTGGAGCTGCGGGCGCTGCTGGAACCGCTCGCCGCGGCGAGGGCCGCCCGCAGACGGACCGAAGGGCACCTCAAGGTGCTGCGCGGGCTGGTCCGGCTGGGCCGCGAACGGGCCAGGAACGGGCGGGGAGAGGACCTGCGCGCCCTGGGCGGCTGGTTCCACGAAACGCTCGCGCAGGCCTCGGCCAGCCCCGGGCTGATCTCCGTGCTGACCCAGACCCGGCACAAGATCGCCTGGATGTACGTGGTGCGGCCCCCGGCCCGGCCGGCCGACTCCTGGGCGGAGCACGGCGCGATCGTGGACGCGGTGGTGCGGGGCGACGCCGAGCGCGCCCGGACGCTGACCGGGCTGCACGTGGAACGTGCGGCCGGATGCTACCGGCTGCGCGATACGCGCGTGAGGACTTCGCAACCTGCCGTAAACACGGGGAGCGGCCGACATTAA
- a CDS encoding M16 family metallopeptidase yields the protein MGHTATAQAGSGGLTATEHRLANGLRVVLSEDHLTPVAAVCLWYDVGSRHEVKGRTGLAHLFEHLMFQGSASVPGNGHFELVQGAGGSLNGTTSFERTNYFETMPAHQLELALWLEADRMGSLLAALDEESMENQRDVVKNERRQRYDNVPYGTAFEKLTALAYPEGHPYHHTPIGSMADLDAASLEDARTFFRTYYAPNNAVLSVVGDIDPEQTLAWIEKYFGTIPAHDGKQPPRDGALPEVMGGQLREEIVEEVPARALMAAYRLPHDGSRECDAADVALTILGGGESSRLHNRLVRRDQSAVAAGFGLLRLAGAPSLGWLDVKTSSGIEVPAIEAAVDEELARFAAEGPTAEEMERAQAQLEREWLDRLSTVAGRADELCRYAVLFGDPQLALTAVQRVLDVTAEEVQAVAAARLRPDNRAVLVYEPLSAESDETDETENEGAEQ from the coding sequence ATGGGTCACACGGCCACAGCTCAGGCCGGCTCCGGCGGCCTGACAGCGACCGAGCACCGGCTGGCCAACGGCCTGCGCGTGGTGCTTTCCGAGGATCACCTGACTCCGGTCGCCGCCGTCTGCCTCTGGTACGACGTCGGCTCCCGCCACGAAGTCAAGGGGCGGACCGGTCTGGCTCACCTCTTCGAGCACCTGATGTTCCAGGGCTCGGCGAGCGTACCGGGCAACGGGCACTTCGAGCTCGTCCAGGGCGCCGGCGGTTCGCTCAACGGCACCACCAGCTTCGAGCGCACCAACTACTTCGAGACGATGCCCGCCCACCAGCTGGAGCTCGCGCTGTGGCTGGAGGCGGACCGCATGGGCTCGCTGCTGGCCGCCCTGGACGAGGAGTCCATGGAGAACCAGCGCGACGTCGTCAAGAACGAGCGCCGCCAGCGGTACGACAACGTCCCCTACGGCACCGCGTTCGAGAAGCTGACCGCCCTCGCCTACCCGGAGGGCCACCCCTACCACCACACGCCCATCGGCTCGATGGCCGACCTGGACGCGGCCTCCCTCGAGGACGCCCGCACCTTCTTCCGCACGTACTACGCGCCCAACAACGCCGTCCTGTCGGTGGTCGGCGACATCGACCCCGAGCAGACGCTCGCCTGGATCGAGAAGTACTTCGGCACCATTCCCGCGCACGACGGCAAGCAGCCGCCGCGCGACGGCGCGCTGCCCGAGGTCATGGGCGGCCAGCTCCGCGAGGAGATCGTCGAGGAGGTCCCGGCCCGCGCGCTGATGGCCGCCTACCGGCTCCCGCACGACGGCTCCCGCGAGTGCGACGCCGCCGACGTGGCGCTGACCATCCTGGGCGGCGGCGAGTCCTCCCGCCTCCACAACCGCCTGGTCCGGCGCGACCAGAGCGCCGTCGCGGCCGGCTTCGGCCTGCTGCGGCTCGCGGGCGCGCCCTCCCTGGGCTGGCTGGACGTGAAGACCTCCAGCGGGATCGAGGTGCCCGCCATCGAGGCGGCGGTCGACGAGGAACTCGCGCGGTTCGCCGCCGAGGGCCCGACGGCCGAGGAGATGGAGCGCGCACAGGCGCAGCTGGAGCGCGAGTGGCTGGACCGGCTGAGCACGGTGGCCGGCCGCGCCGACGAACTGTGCCGCTACGCGGTCCTGTTCGGCGACCCGCAGCTCGCCCTGACCGCCGTCCAGCGCGTCCTCGACGTCACCGCCGAGGAAGTACAGGCCGTGGCCGCGGCCCGGCTGCGCCCCGACAACCGCGCGGTGCTCGTGTACGAGCCGCTCTCTGCGGAGTCCGACGAGACCGACGAGACCGAGAACGAAGGGGCGGAGCAGTGA
- a CDS encoding HPr family phosphocarrier protein gives MAERRVNVGWAEGLHARPASIFVRATTASGVPVTIAKAGGDPVNAASMLAVLGLGAQGGEEIVLTSEAEGAEAALDRLAKLVAEGLEELPETV, from the coding sequence ATGGCAGAGCGCCGCGTCAACGTCGGCTGGGCCGAGGGCCTGCACGCTCGTCCCGCCTCGATCTTCGTCCGCGCGACGACCGCTTCCGGCGTCCCGGTGACCATCGCGAAGGCGGGCGGCGACCCCGTCAACGCCGCTTCCATGCTGGCGGTTCTGGGCCTGGGCGCCCAGGGCGGCGAGGAGATCGTCCTCACGTCCGAGGCCGAGGGCGCCGAAGCCGCGCTGGACCGCCTGGCGAAGCTCGTCGCCGAGGGCCTCGAGGAGCTCCCGGAGACGGTCTGA
- a CDS encoding bifunctional acetate--CoA ligase family protein/GNAT family N-acetyltransferase yields MTTESDLSYPAHWEADVVLRDGGTARIRPITTDDAGRLVSFYEQVSDESKYYRFFAPYPRLSDRDVRRFTHHDYVDRVGLAATIGGEFIATVRYDRIGPDGRPASAPADEAEVAFLVQDAHQGRGVASALLEHIGAVARERGIRRFAAEVLPANSKMIKVFTDAGYQQKRSFEDGSVHLTLDLEPTAESLAVQRAREQRAEARSVQRLLAPGSVAVIGVSRSGAGVGATVLRNLRDAGFHGHLYAVNEATDTDLLDGVRAYRSLAGITAPVDLAVIAVPAQRVPDAVAACGEHGVQGLVVLSAGYGESGPAGQERQRDLLRQVRSYGMRLIGPNAFGVINTAPDIELNASLAPAPATERGRIGLFTQSGAIGIALLSGLLRRGAGLSSFVSAGNRADVSGNDILQYWYDDEATDVALMYLETLGNPRKFTRLARRTAAVKPVVVARGGRHTPAGHVVPGTRLPEATVSALLRQAGVIRVDTVTELVDVGLLLAGQPLPAGPRVAILGNSESLGVLTYDACLTEGLRPLAPLDLTTAASPEDFRAALAVALASPDNDAVVVTAIPWVREQELAGDLAGALWEAVAAAPGKPVAVVHVELGALADALSPGRAHPAAPSPPTPAGPEPAPQAAAASSSPGVPALAAARAGIPAYPAAERAVRAIAEAVRHGQWRQANADAGQVPEFEDIDEAGAAAQLAALLAGVSHDAVLTLSEADARTLLARYGIRLHATLPAPSADAAARAARVLGYPVALKTTAPHLRHRADLGGVRLDLTTEAELRRSYEELTELLGKPQELLPVVQAMVPRGVDTVVRCVIDPAAGAVLSFGLAGVASELLGDTSHRLVPATDRDVAGLIRSLRAAPLLFGWRGSDPVDTPALEELLLRVSRLVDDHPEVAGVSLEPVVVATEGLSVLSATVRVARPPARTDLGPRTLPSYPGY; encoded by the coding sequence ATGACCACCGAGTCGGACCTCTCGTACCCGGCCCACTGGGAAGCGGACGTCGTCCTGCGCGACGGCGGCACCGCCCGGATCCGGCCCATCACCACCGATGACGCGGGACGGCTGGTCAGCTTCTACGAACAGGTCTCCGACGAGTCGAAGTACTACCGCTTCTTCGCGCCGTACCCCCGGCTCTCCGACCGCGACGTGCGCCGCTTCACGCACCACGACTACGTGGACCGGGTCGGCCTCGCCGCGACCATCGGCGGAGAGTTCATCGCCACCGTCCGCTACGACCGGATCGGCCCCGACGGCCGGCCCGCGTCCGCCCCCGCAGACGAGGCCGAGGTCGCCTTCCTGGTCCAGGACGCCCACCAGGGCCGCGGGGTGGCCTCCGCGCTCCTCGAACACATCGGCGCGGTGGCCCGCGAGCGCGGCATCCGGAGGTTCGCCGCCGAAGTGCTGCCCGCCAACAGCAAGATGATCAAGGTGTTCACGGACGCCGGCTACCAGCAGAAGCGCAGCTTCGAGGACGGGTCCGTCCACCTCACCCTCGACCTCGAACCCACCGCCGAGTCGCTCGCCGTGCAGCGCGCCCGTGAACAGCGCGCCGAGGCCCGCTCCGTCCAGCGGCTGCTGGCACCCGGCTCCGTGGCGGTGATCGGAGTCAGCCGCTCCGGCGCGGGCGTCGGCGCGACGGTCTTGCGCAACCTGCGGGACGCCGGCTTCCACGGGCACCTCTACGCGGTCAACGAGGCGACCGACACCGACCTGCTGGACGGCGTACGGGCCTACCGCTCGCTCGCCGGCATCACGGCCCCGGTCGACCTCGCGGTGATCGCCGTCCCGGCGCAGCGGGTGCCGGACGCGGTCGCGGCGTGCGGGGAGCACGGCGTACAGGGACTGGTGGTGCTCTCCGCCGGATACGGGGAGAGCGGGCCGGCGGGACAGGAGCGCCAGCGCGACCTGCTGAGGCAGGTGCGGTCCTACGGGATGCGGCTGATCGGACCGAACGCCTTCGGGGTGATCAACACCGCGCCCGACATCGAGCTCAACGCCTCGCTGGCCCCGGCACCGGCCACCGAGCGGGGCCGGATCGGCCTGTTCACCCAGTCCGGCGCGATCGGCATCGCCCTGCTGTCGGGGCTGCTGCGGCGGGGCGCGGGGCTGTCCTCGTTCGTCTCGGCGGGCAACCGCGCGGACGTCTCGGGCAACGACATCCTCCAGTACTGGTACGACGACGAAGCCACCGATGTGGCGCTGATGTACCTCGAAACCCTGGGCAACCCGCGCAAGTTCACCCGTCTCGCCCGGCGGACGGCAGCCGTCAAGCCGGTGGTCGTGGCCCGCGGCGGCCGCCACACCCCGGCCGGGCACGTCGTACCCGGGACCCGGCTGCCCGAGGCGACGGTCTCGGCGCTGCTGCGGCAGGCGGGCGTCATCCGGGTCGACACGGTCACCGAGCTGGTCGACGTCGGCCTGCTGCTGGCCGGACAGCCGCTGCCGGCCGGGCCGAGGGTGGCGATCCTCGGAAACTCCGAGTCGCTGGGGGTGCTCACGTACGACGCCTGCCTGACGGAAGGGCTGCGGCCGCTGGCGCCGCTGGACCTGACGACGGCCGCCTCGCCTGAGGACTTCCGGGCGGCCCTGGCCGTGGCGCTGGCCTCGCCGGACAACGACGCGGTGGTGGTGACGGCGATCCCGTGGGTGCGGGAGCAGGAGCTGGCCGGCGATCTGGCGGGTGCGCTGTGGGAGGCGGTGGCGGCGGCTCCCGGCAAGCCGGTGGCGGTGGTCCACGTGGAACTGGGCGCACTGGCCGACGCCCTGTCCCCGGGCCGCGCCCACCCGGCGGCCCCCTCGCCCCCGACGCCGGCCGGGCCGGAACCCGCGCCGCAGGCGGCTGCGGCGTCGTCGTCGCCGGGCGTGCCGGCGCTCGCCGCGGCGCGCGCGGGCATCCCCGCGTATCCCGCCGCCGAGCGGGCCGTCAGGGCCATCGCCGAGGCCGTACGCCACGGGCAGTGGCGGCAGGCCAATGCGGACGCCGGCCAGGTCCCCGAGTTCGAGGACATCGACGAGGCCGGAGCCGCCGCCCAGCTCGCCGCCCTCCTCGCGGGCGTCTCCCACGACGCCGTCCTCACCCTCTCCGAGGCCGACGCCCGCACCCTCCTCGCCCGCTACGGGATCCGCCTCCACGCCACCCTCCCCGCGCCGAGCGCCGACGCCGCCGCCCGGGCCGCCCGGGTGCTGGGCTACCCCGTCGCCCTCAAGACCACCGCCCCGCACCTGCGCCACCGCGCGGACCTCGGCGGCGTGCGCCTCGACCTCACCACCGAGGCCGAACTGCGCCGCAGCTACGAGGAACTCACCGAACTGCTCGGCAAGCCCCAGGAGCTGCTCCCGGTCGTCCAGGCGATGGTGCCCCGCGGCGTCGACACCGTCGTGCGCTGCGTCATCGACCCCGCCGCCGGAGCCGTCCTCTCCTTCGGGCTCGCCGGCGTCGCCTCCGAACTGCTCGGCGACACCTCCCACCGGCTCGTCCCGGCCACCGACCGTGACGTCGCCGGCCTGATCCGCTCCCTGCGCGCCGCGCCCCTCCTCTTCGGCTGGCGCGGAAGCGACCCCGTCGACACCCCGGCCCTCGAAGAGCTCCTGCTGCGGGTGTCCCGGCTGGTCGACGATCACCCGGAGGTGGCCGGCGTGTCCCTGGAGCCGGTCGTGGTGGCCACCGAGGGGCTCTCGGTGCTGAGCGCCACCGTCCGCGTGGCCCGTCCCCCCGCCCGCACCGACCTGGGACCGCGCACGCTGCCCAGCTACCCCGGCTACTAG
- a CDS encoding M16 family metallopeptidase, which yields MTLHPQPQAGEAKPWAFPAPERGSLPNGLTLLRCHRPGQQVIAVEINLAAPLDAEPEGLDGVATIMARALSEGTDKHSAEEFAAELERCGATLDAHADHPGIRVSLEVPASRLAKALGLVAEALRAPAFADGEVDRLVRNRLDEIPHELANPQRRAAKELSKELFPAALRMSRPRQGTEETVARIDSAAVRAFYEAHVRPSTATAVVVGDLTGIDLDAVLADTLGGWTGDSAAPLPVPPVTADDTGRVVIVDRPGAVQTQLLIGRIGPDRHDRVWAAQVLGTYCLGGTLTSRLDKVLREEKGYTYGVRAFAQVLRSTADGKGASMLAISGSVDTPNTGPALDDLWTVLRTLAEGGLTDAERDVAVQNLVGVAPLKFETAASVAGTLADQVEQELPDDYQARLYAQLAATGTVEATSAAVAAFPVERLVTVLVGDAAQIEESVRALGIGEVTVVTN from the coding sequence ATGACCCTCCACCCGCAGCCGCAGGCCGGCGAGGCCAAGCCCTGGGCCTTCCCGGCCCCCGAGCGCGGTTCGCTGCCCAACGGCCTGACCCTGCTGCGGTGCCACCGCCCGGGCCAGCAGGTGATCGCCGTCGAGATCAACCTCGCCGCCCCGCTGGACGCGGAGCCCGAGGGCCTGGACGGCGTGGCCACCATCATGGCCCGCGCCCTGTCGGAGGGCACCGACAAGCACTCCGCCGAGGAGTTCGCCGCCGAGCTGGAGCGCTGCGGCGCCACGCTCGACGCACACGCCGACCACCCGGGCATCCGGGTCTCCCTGGAGGTCCCGGCCTCCCGCCTGGCCAAGGCCCTCGGCCTGGTCGCCGAGGCGCTGCGCGCCCCCGCCTTCGCGGACGGCGAGGTCGACCGGCTGGTGCGCAACCGGCTCGACGAGATCCCGCACGAGCTGGCCAACCCGCAGCGCCGCGCCGCGAAGGAGCTCTCCAAGGAGCTCTTCCCGGCTGCCCTGCGGATGTCCCGGCCCCGCCAGGGCACCGAGGAGACGGTGGCCCGGATCGACTCCGCGGCCGTACGCGCCTTCTACGAGGCCCACGTGCGCCCCTCCACCGCCACCGCGGTGGTCGTCGGCGACCTGACCGGCATCGACCTCGACGCGGTCCTCGCGGACACCCTGGGCGGCTGGACCGGCGACAGCGCCGCGCCGCTGCCCGTGCCCCCGGTGACCGCCGACGACACCGGCCGCGTGGTCATCGTGGACCGGCCCGGCGCGGTCCAGACGCAGCTGCTCATCGGCCGCATCGGCCCGGACCGGCACGACCGCGTCTGGGCGGCCCAGGTGCTCGGCACGTACTGCCTGGGCGGCACCCTCACCTCCCGCCTGGACAAGGTGCTGCGCGAGGAGAAGGGGTACACCTACGGCGTGCGCGCCTTCGCCCAGGTGCTGCGTTCGACCGCCGACGGCAAGGGCGCCTCGATGCTCGCCATCAGCGGCTCGGTGGACACGCCCAACACCGGCCCGGCGCTGGACGACCTCTGGACGGTGCTGCGCACCCTCGCGGAGGGCGGCCTGACCGACGCCGAACGGGACGTCGCGGTGCAGAACCTGGTGGGGGTGGCCCCGTTGAAGTTCGAGACGGCGGCCTCGGTCGCGGGAACCCTGGCCGACCAGGTCGAGCAGGAGCTCCCGGACGACTACCAGGCGCGGTTGTACGCGCAGCTCGCCGCGACCGGCACGGTGGAGGCGACCTCGGCGGCCGTCGCCGCGTTCCCGGTGGAGCGGCTGGTCACGGTCCTGGTCGGTGACGCGGCGCAGATCGAGGAGTCCGTCCGGGCCCTCGGGATCGGTGAGGTCACCGTCGTCACCAACTGA